In Aegilops tauschii subsp. strangulata cultivar AL8/78 chromosome 3, Aet v6.0, whole genome shotgun sequence, one genomic interval encodes:
- the LOC109756022 gene encoding glutamate dehydrogenase 1, mitochondrial isoform X2: MKHSAENRGIKGSHGADAVDPTSLLTEDCDVLLPAALGGVINKDNADAIKAEYIIEASNHPTDPEADEILAKKGMLILPDILANSGGVVSYFEWVQNIQGFMWDEEKVNRELKTRGWHLTIQLCVCVGRCCCSL, encoded by the exons ATGAAGCACTCGGCAGAGAACCGCGGGATCAAGGGCTCCCACGGAGCCGATGCCGTCGACCCGACCTCGCTGCTCACGGAAGATTGCGACGTGCTCCTCCCGGCAGCTCTGGGAGGAGTGATAAACAA GGACAATGCTGATGCCATCAAAGCAGAGTACATCATCGAGGCTTCTAACCACCCAACAGACCCCGAGGCCGACGAG ATTCTGGCAAAGAAGGGCATGCTGATCCTACCGGACATCTTGGCCAACTCCGGCGGAGTGGTGAGCTACTTCGAGTGGGTGCAGAACATCCAGGGGTTCATGTGGGACGAGGAGAAGGTGAATCGGGAGCTCAAGAC GAGAGGCTGGCATTTGACAATACAATTGTGTGTGTGCGTTGGCAGATGCTGCTGCAGCCTGTAG
- the LOC109756022 gene encoding glutamate dehydrogenase 1, mitochondrial isoform X1, translated as MKHSAENRGIKGSHGADAVDPTSLLTEDCDVLLPAALGGVINKDNADAIKAEYIIEASNHPTDPEADEILAKKGMLILPDILANSGGVVSYFEWVQNIQGFMWDEEKERLAFDNTIVCVRWQMLLQPVVFLVELTVVIHQTS; from the exons ATGAAGCACTCGGCAGAGAACCGCGGGATCAAGGGCTCCCACGGAGCCGATGCCGTCGACCCGACCTCGCTGCTCACGGAAGATTGCGACGTGCTCCTCCCGGCAGCTCTGGGAGGAGTGATAAACAA GGACAATGCTGATGCCATCAAAGCAGAGTACATCATCGAGGCTTCTAACCACCCAACAGACCCCGAGGCCGACGAG ATTCTGGCAAAGAAGGGCATGCTGATCCTACCGGACATCTTGGCCAACTCCGGCGGAGTGGTGAGCTACTTCGAGTGGGTGCAGAACATCCAGGGGTTCATGTGGGACGAGGAGAAG GAGAGGCTGGCATTTGACAATACAATTGTGTGTGTGCGTTGGCAGATGCTGCTGCAGCCTGTAGTTTTTCTTGTGGAGTTGACCGTAGTAATCCATCAAACTAGCTGA